A window of Nymphalis io chromosome 18, ilAglIoxx1.1, whole genome shotgun sequence genomic DNA:
GATTGaacggtattttttattttatttgaaagcaTAACAAGTGAAAACGTGAAATTAgatcataatattgtttttttttttttttaacaaatatcaaaGGAACGGCTGTAGGTCGATGATCATTCTTgaataagtaaaacaaaacgACACAATCGGCATTAACATTCCGCAGTACTATTGTGGCATTTAACCCCGCCACAATAACAAGTTaaggtcaaaatatatttactccAATCTTAACGGCTATACCTGCCTCTAACCAATGATGTTTTGCCTAATGTTCGTTGTTGTAagtgtgaaataaaaaacaagtacTCCGACATATatgaactatatttaataacgatCTAAATTTAAGAAAACACGTGCGTTAGAGTCGAAGTTCGGATAATAAATGAAGTATAGGTAGGCACAATAATTtccttccttttttttaaaagtttatacaataataaaaaatggaatacaacaaaataaacgaaaaataaataaattccgtGACAGCACACATACGGTGTATACATGCTTTACATGAAATGTAAGGAACATTTCACTATATTGCCGTGTCGCGTAAAAGAGATTGCGTATTTAAACTATTACGACAAAAAAAGATAGCTAGTATTTGTCATTTATGCGTTTATTTATGCAGATCaaccaattaaattaaaaaaaaaatgttaattttccGGCATTCTGTTTCCAATGCGAGGCCATATATATTTAAGGGTGAGTTTCATTACATATACCCAAGTGAGTGCTTGCTTCTGTAGGTATTTTAGTATAAGGTGCAAATGTTCCTATGAGTGTCAGATTATTGGATCGTATTATGGATGGACAAAGTGTTGTATGTAGTATAGTCGACAGTTTCAATGTATCTAGCCTTGTTAAGTGGAAGCGGTGGAGATTTTTCTATTAACATACacttatcttattaaatatacaattttcaacTATATCTCGGTTTTTTTTCGGAGCTATTGCCCTATTTTATTTCCGCTCttgttattttaagtaattttcatctattatatatatattttgtaccaAACAATGATTGCAAATCTAGACTTTCTTCCGATCCAATAGTCCCAGAGGTTTCGCATCACCCAACCGAGCGAGTGGCACTCAGCAAAGCTgggatttatattataaaattgctttATCCAATGATACATCCTTGGATAAAGCAatgttattatcatataaataattcgcTTTTCCTATTGGGAGTGATCAGGTTTTTGGCTTGTTTTTAAACCACCAACGCAAGTTTTCATAGTGAATACTATTGAGATTGCATTAGCGCTcagaaatcaaattaattattctgaGAAATTAGAGTtcttatcaaattattaaaataaaatatattgtaatcgtttggcataacaaaaaaaatcgaatataatttttaacaatacttttattaagtaaCCATTGGTTTAATTAAGCAATAAcgtattttaaaagttacaattaaataataaaattatatatattttttaaaactgaaagaGAAATACTATAATTGTTGTGACGCCTCCAATAATCTgcaatgaaaaatatacaatattaaaagtttCTTAGTTATCTATaccgtatataaatattgactcTCCAACGATCTGTGAAATAGCCCTTCAAACTCGATGTAAgagcaataaaatataagttttggtCGGACTTTATTGCCGCGCGGATCCATTTTGTATCCATCACGGATATTCCGACTAGTGTAAAGCTTTTTGAACATTTAAGTGGAGATACTGGAAGAATGAATCAACAGTACGTCGAAGAGAGTTTGGGATTTATTGTGATATCTTTAAGAGGACCAACGAACTTGACAGATACGGAGTTGACAACTTTAGTAGTAAGATCTGCGAACTGGGCTTTCGGATAGCATGACAAGCAAAACGTAGGCGCTTCCATAGTATGCGAGGAGCAATGAACCGACAGACTCGCACCGTGCTGGTGAATTACCGTGCAAAGGGCTAGTACGTGAAATACTTGGGCCTAACCCTGAATCGTAGATGGGGCTTCGAAGAAAACTTTGACCGCCTTGTTCGAGAAGACTACCTTTCGGTCTCATAGGCTGTCGGGCATCCACATAGTAGTAGTTTTGCATCCTTGGAAATCTGGCCGATATGGACGCGAGGGTCAATAAGCAGACGTGCTTAACGTTCGAGAAAGGTTACCATGAATAGCTTATCGGTATTGCCTAATCGTTAGAGACACGAGTGAGGATTTTTTCTACCTCAATTATGATGAAATCGACAGTTTCTAGTTCTTACATCTCTGTGAAGTAATCTCGCTCCTCAcctcatatttataatacttttatacacaaatttattaaaacaagaaGAAAATAACGTCAGCATTTACCGTTGACATAAGAGGTCTTCCCATGTTGCATATCCCCATAGCTGAATATGATATATTGTTAAGCAGCAATTGTTTGAAAAAATCATCTATTTCATCTCTCACGGGGTCTACTTCAGAAGTCACGTAGCACATAATGCGACCCACCAAAAAGCGTGTATTGGAAACCTAAGTGTTAATAACCTCTTCATATGTTGTGTtacaatttttatgtttacaataatGTTGCTCAAATCACatcaatttatgtttaatttaaaaaaatgtcattgcTAATGTTTGagcttttattattctattttattagtaGATGACATAAAAGACGAGTTCATCATTTTGCTTTGCTTATTACTGTGACAATTGCTACACATGAACAAAACTTGATAAactcgaaatatttttatttctgaacAAGTCCACgtgtttatttcatttagtaatttttttaataataaataaattgacgaTACCTCTCTTTCAGTCCGATAACATGGCTCCacgaataatattgttttagtaatGTGATAGATAAACCAACTAGTctgtagtatttttaataagatatcTTTGGAAAAAGAgtctgaaatttttttttatttgagaaatTACTGGAAACTGTTTCATCTTATTTTTATCAcaaacattttcttatattttaaatccaaGAGTAAATTACCATTATCGTATAACGTGTGCAGGGCATTATGAACTGTAAGAACTAAATCTA
This region includes:
- the LOC126775668 gene encoding uncharacterized protein LOC126775668, coding for MSIKSAYKIINKSLQELLMQIHFKSEIRHTRSENFLKSSHLKIPIKSINAAIDLIGMKKQIYPDYKIMQRTIFAQKIRQITHCFVSTSEVLRKVNRSEDFVLVVQLTILSLDLVLTVHNALHTLYDNDSFSKDILLKILQTSWFIYHITKTILFVEPCYRTEREVSNTRFLVGRIMCYVTSEVDPVRDEIDDFFKQLLLNNISYSAMGICNMGRPLMSTIIGGVTTIIVFLFQF